The proteins below come from a single Rhodospirillaceae bacterium genomic window:
- a CDS encoding HAD-IA family hydrolase produces the protein MKRAPIGSRPRIATPGPRPVGWKKIRRIRPIKYQAIFFDFDGVLVESAEIKSQAFRTLYGEHGQSVLEQTVAYHLAHEGISRVDKILHCHREFLDIELNKDELADLAGRYSALVKEAVIACDGVPGALEFLKKNIKELPIFVISGTPETELRDIIERRDMADYFTSIHGSPRRKGPIVMDLLFEHSLNGPDCLFVGDAMTDYHAAEETGLQFIGRVGRGDVNPFPDGTTIIPDLTGLSI, from the coding sequence CTGAAAAGGGCGCCAATTGGGTCGAGGCCAAGGATAGCGACACCCGGGCCCAGGCCCGTTGGCTGGAAAAAAATCAGGAGGATTCGTCCGATTAAGTATCAGGCAATATTTTTCGATTTCGACGGGGTTCTGGTTGAATCAGCAGAAATAAAATCCCAGGCATTCCGCACCCTTTACGGGGAACACGGGCAGAGCGTTCTTGAGCAGACTGTGGCTTATCATCTGGCCCATGAGGGCATCTCAAGGGTTGATAAAATCCTCCATTGTCACCGGGAATTTCTCGACATTGAGTTGAATAAGGATGAACTGGCGGACCTTGCAGGGCGTTACAGCGCTCTCGTTAAGGAAGCTGTGATCGCCTGTGACGGGGTTCCTGGGGCCCTCGAATTTCTTAAAAAAAACATCAAGGAATTGCCGATTTTCGTTATCTCAGGGACGCCTGAGACGGAACTGCGGGATATTATCGAGCGCCGCGATATGGCGGATTATTTTACCTCGATCCACGGATCACCCCGGCGCAAGGGGCCGATCGTCATGGACCTGCTTTTCGAGCATTCTTTAAACGGGCCGGATTGCCTGTTTGTCGGTGACGCCATGACCGACTACCACGCAGCAGAGGAAACCGGACTTCAATTCATTGGCCGGGTCGGTCGTGGCGACGTCAATCCATTTCCCGACGGAACGACGATCATCCCCGACCTGACCGGTTTATCGATATAG
- a CDS encoding molybdenum cofactor biosynthesis protein MoaE has product MIRLQREDFDFAQEVATLSAGNKSVGGVCAFTGLVREIAGDTKISAMTLEHYPGMTEKALTEIEAQAQARWPLEKTLIIHRYGRLEPADQIVLVAASSAHRDAAFDACRFLIDWLKTEAPFWKLEESEKGANWVEAKDSDTRAQARWLEKNQEDSSD; this is encoded by the coding sequence ATGATCCGGTTGCAGCGCGAGGATTTCGATTTTGCTCAGGAAGTTGCGACTTTAAGCGCCGGGAACAAGAGCGTCGGGGGTGTTTGCGCCTTCACAGGCTTGGTCCGCGAGATAGCAGGCGATACCAAAATCAGCGCCATGACCCTGGAGCACTATCCGGGCATGACCGAAAAAGCGTTGACTGAAATAGAGGCCCAGGCCCAGGCCCGCTGGCCGCTGGAAAAAACCCTGATTATTCATCGCTATGGTCGTCTCGAGCCGGCTGATCAAATCGTCCTGGTCGCGGCTTCGTCGGCCCATCGGGACGCCGCCTTCGATGCCTGCCGCTTTTTGATAGACTGGCTCAAAACCGAAGCCCCTTTCTGGAAGCTCGAAGAATCTGAAAAGGGCGCCAATTGGGTCGAGGCCAAGGATAGCGACACCCGGGCCCAGGCCCGTTGGCTGGAAAAAAATCAGGAGGATTCGTCCGATTAA
- the moaD gene encoding molybdopterin converting factor subunit 1, with product MKIIYFSWVRDKTGVGSEELNPPASVTTVESLIDWLKEQGAGHAQAFADVSVIRAAVNQEHVKLQHPVGPDDEVAFFPPVTGG from the coding sequence ATTTTTCCTGGGTCCGTGACAAAACCGGTGTCGGAAGTGAAGAGCTGAACCCGCCGGCCAGCGTCACCACCGTGGAGAGCCTGATCGACTGGCTGAAAGAGCAGGGGGCCGGCCATGCCCAGGCTTTTGCCGATGTCAGCGTAATCCGCGCCGCCGTCAATCAGGAACACGTCAAGCTGCAACACCCCGTTGGCCCCGATGATGAAGTCGCCTTCTTTCCACCTGTGACGGGGGGGTAA